From the genome of Gracilibacillus salitolerans, one region includes:
- a CDS encoding FixH family protein: MKKSYILFTLLTLLLAACNSQAENDEQQLEKEEVKGIQVDFVLPEEAKVGETVMLQTTVTYGEDELVRDAEEMTFEYWNVEDEDNTVEVEATNQEDGTYSAEVTFEEPGTYEIYAHTTARDIHSMPKKAITINGEETEHHEHESHEETEDTAHEHQHGFEITLNPLESISVNQEIDITVDLSMDEEPYENARVRYEIIPENSEKHDWIETEEINPGEYVNSHSFKEAGQAEMIVHVTDDSGLHEHEEFDIEIEE, from the coding sequence ATGAAAAAAAGCTATATCCTATTTACTTTATTAACCCTATTATTAGCAGCTTGTAACAGTCAAGCAGAGAATGACGAACAACAACTCGAAAAAGAAGAAGTAAAAGGTATTCAAGTAGATTTTGTACTTCCTGAAGAAGCAAAAGTCGGGGAGACAGTAATGTTACAAACTACCGTTACTTATGGTGAAGATGAACTTGTGCGAGATGCTGAAGAAATGACCTTCGAGTATTGGAATGTAGAAGATGAAGACAATACAGTTGAAGTGGAAGCTACTAATCAAGAAGATGGCACTTACTCAGCAGAAGTAACATTTGAGGAACCTGGTACTTACGAGATTTATGCGCATACAACAGCTAGAGACATTCACTCGATGCCGAAAAAAGCCATTACAATCAATGGTGAGGAAACGGAACATCATGAGCATGAGTCTCATGAAGAAACAGAAGACACAGCACATGAGCATCAACATGGATTCGAAATAACGCTGAATCCTTTAGAATCTATATCTGTTAATCAAGAAATAGACATCACCGTAGACCTTTCTATGGATGAAGAACCATATGAGAACGCAAGAGTACGCTATGAAATAATTCCAGAAAACAGTGAGAAGCATGACTGGATTGAAACAGAAGAAATTAATCCTGGCGAATATGTAAATTCTCACTCCTTTAAAGAAGCCGGGCAGGCAGAAATGATTGTCCATGTAACAGATGATTCTGGATTGCATGAACATGAAGAGTTCGATATTGAAATAGAAGAATAA
- a CDS encoding cbb3-type cytochrome c oxidase subunit I — protein sequence MVHNRLIKNYLIIGGTVILLMMVFGILMLLAQGGVLSLSTPTFYQFMTIHGTGMIGAAGLAASAVMWYFLSQHVTLSKKIFVTNLVLFVIGLVLIIIGVFSFDYASAWTFLYPLPTLSAKAWGTIGALLYLIGMLIIGIGFILLFIDTGRAIMKKQGSLAKGLGWDVIAGKKAEKDAPAPAIIASTMVTIVNVTALIAGATVIMMNIIHTINPSFTFDPLLAKNLTFAFGHVFANSIIYMGVIVVYELLAKYTNRPWKANKVFLIAWSMSTVFTLMIYTHHVLMDSVMPKWMLIIGQVFSYANGLPVLIVTAYGALMIVYKSGIKWDMASGLTFLSMFGWTVGVVPAIIDATIVVNHVMHNTKWVPGHFHMYMGLGAVVMIFAFMYYLAKVDGGLKVTKLDWIAFFSYIITMASVSVQFLVSGALSTPRRWATHIPEWMGPALFGGIAGVFLMIATTLFIVHFVRYVLQQNVKRNDLYGEKML from the coding sequence ATGGTCCATAATCGATTAATCAAAAATTACTTAATCATTGGTGGAACAGTGATTTTATTGATGATGGTATTTGGTATTTTGATGTTGCTCGCCCAAGGTGGTGTTCTATCTCTTAGTACACCGACATTTTATCAATTCATGACAATACATGGAACTGGAATGATTGGTGCGGCTGGATTAGCAGCATCTGCTGTGATGTGGTATTTTTTAAGTCAGCATGTCACACTATCCAAGAAAATTTTTGTGACGAACTTAGTATTATTTGTAATTGGACTTGTGCTTATTATCATTGGTGTTTTCTCCTTTGATTATGCAAGTGCTTGGACGTTTTTGTATCCATTACCAACCTTATCTGCTAAGGCATGGGGAACAATTGGTGCATTACTATATCTAATAGGTATGTTAATAATTGGTATTGGCTTTATACTTTTATTCATTGATACAGGCCGTGCCATCATGAAAAAACAAGGCAGTCTTGCCAAAGGGTTAGGTTGGGATGTGATTGCCGGTAAAAAAGCCGAAAAAGACGCACCCGCACCAGCGATTATCGCCAGTACAATGGTAACGATCGTTAACGTAACAGCATTGATTGCCGGTGCAACTGTGATAATGATGAACATCATCCATACAATTAATCCATCTTTTACCTTTGATCCACTTTTAGCGAAAAATTTAACGTTTGCATTTGGTCATGTGTTCGCTAATTCGATTATTTACATGGGTGTTATTGTCGTCTATGAATTGTTAGCAAAGTATACAAACAGACCGTGGAAAGCGAACAAAGTCTTTTTAATCGCATGGTCAATGTCAACTGTATTTACATTAATGATTTATACGCATCATGTGTTGATGGATTCTGTCATGCCAAAATGGATGTTAATAATTGGACAGGTGTTTTCCTATGCAAATGGTTTACCAGTACTAATTGTCACCGCTTATGGTGCACTAATGATTGTCTACAAGTCAGGGATTAAGTGGGATATGGCATCAGGATTAACCTTTTTATCCATGTTTGGTTGGACAGTTGGAGTTGTTCCTGCAATCATTGACGCAACAATTGTTGTGAACCATGTCATGCATAATACCAAATGGGTACCAGGACATTTTCATATGTATATGGGACTTGGTGCAGTAGTTATGATTTTTGCCTTTATGTATTATTTAGCAAAAGTAGATGGTGGTTTAAAAGTAACGAAGTTAGACTGGATTGCCTTTTTTAGTTATATCATAACAATGGCTTCTGTTAGTGTTCAATTTCTAGTCTCCGGTGCATTAAGTACACCAAGACGTTGGGCAACACATATTCCTGAATGGATGGGGCCTGCATTATTTGGAGGAATTGCTGGAGTATTTTTAATGATTGCTACTACATTATTTATCGTTCATTTTGTTCGCTATGTATTGCAACAAAACGTAAAAAGGAACGATCTTTATGGCGAAAAAATGTTGTAA
- a CDS encoding cupredoxin domain-containing protein — MVQTVAWITSLIFMLLITFIFLFVALKSTEKREYGRIKKKWYKARTFYGVTLVVFMLIITIYTLRELPYDQPVYGKGEDPTIVDVEALQFGWELSQSEFKVGEAIEFHVTSQDVNHGFGIYDEEMNMIAQTQAMPEYTNVVYLTFTEPGTYEVLCLEYCGLAHHVMTYQITVIN, encoded by the coding sequence ATGGTTCAAACTGTTGCGTGGATAACAAGTCTTATTTTTATGTTATTGATTACCTTTATTTTTTTATTTGTAGCTTTGAAATCGACTGAAAAAAGAGAGTATGGACGGATTAAAAAGAAATGGTACAAAGCCAGGACATTTTATGGTGTTACTCTTGTGGTATTTATGCTCATCATTACGATTTACACACTAAGAGAACTTCCTTATGACCAACCAGTTTACGGAAAAGGTGAGGACCCAACAATTGTTGATGTGGAAGCGTTGCAATTTGGTTGGGAGTTAAGTCAATCAGAGTTTAAAGTTGGAGAGGCAATAGAATTTCATGTGACAAGTCAAGATGTTAATCATGGATTTGGAATATACGATGAGGAAATGAACATGATTGCGCAAACACAAGCAATGCCAGAGTACACCAATGTTGTCTATCTAACGTTTACCGAACCAGGTACGTATGAAGTGTTATGTCTGGAATATTGCGGCCTTGCTCATCATGTGATGACCTATCAAATTACGGTAATTAATTAG
- a CDS encoding DUF4870 domain-containing protein has product MTNNDERLFGMLIYLLSFFTAIIGPLIIWMIKREESAFIDYHGKEYFNFFISFTIYAIVSGILVVVLIGVLLLPIVGILAFIFTLIALFKAFNGEEYKIPLVIRFIK; this is encoded by the coding sequence GATTTATTTATTAAGCTTTTTTACTGCCATTATCGGTCCATTAATTATCTGGATGATTAAACGTGAAGAGTCAGCATTTATTGACTATCACGGAAAAGAATACTTCAATTTCTTTATATCGTTTACGATTTATGCGATTGTTAGTGGGATTTTGGTAGTAGTGTTAATTGGTGTGCTGCTATTGCCAATTGTTGGTATTTTAGCATTTATATTCACACTTATCGCCTTATTTAAAGCTTTCAATGGAGAAGAATATAAAATCCCGCTTGTAATTCGTTTTATCAAATAG
- a CDS encoding metal ABC transporter solute-binding protein, Zn/Mn family: MKKVSLAILSILFLLIGCNAEEDSQADQQESENDTLQIYSTLYPLAYFTEEIGGEFVEVETILPPGSDPHNFEPTSKMMVDIAEADMFLYNGANLETYAGKIEEALVGEDVLMVEAAEGVSLVEHVHKHEDEHAHEEEEHSHEDEHAHEEEEHSHEDEHAHEEEEHSHEDEHAHEEEEHSHEDEHAHEEEEHSHEDEHAHEEEEHSHEDEHAHEEEEHSHEDEHAHEEEAEVEVEEEHDHDHGDDDPHLWLDPIRSIELARNIKDALIELNPEQEEIFETNFSDLEDRLIALDDEFHEQLEGATNNEILVTHAAYGYWEQSYGLEQIALAGLSPSEEPSQKELERILDHVEDTNIQYLLFEQNIEPKVAEVIQAETNVESLQLHNLSILTDEDIENDETYFSLMERNLNVLTEALDY, translated from the coding sequence ATGAAAAAAGTAAGTTTAGCCATTTTATCTATATTATTTCTGTTAATAGGTTGTAATGCTGAGGAAGACTCTCAAGCAGATCAACAAGAATCAGAGAATGATACACTTCAAATCTATTCAACATTGTATCCGTTAGCCTATTTTACAGAAGAAATTGGTGGGGAGTTTGTAGAGGTAGAAACGATTTTACCACCTGGATCTGATCCGCATAACTTTGAACCTACTTCTAAAATGATGGTAGATATCGCAGAAGCGGATATGTTTTTATATAATGGAGCTAATCTTGAAACCTATGCGGGGAAAATAGAAGAAGCACTTGTAGGTGAGGATGTATTAATGGTAGAAGCAGCCGAAGGAGTTTCACTGGTTGAGCATGTGCATAAACATGAAGATGAGCACGCACACGAAGAAGAGGAACACAGTCACGAAGATGAGCACGCACACGAAGAAGAGGAACACAGTCACGAAGATGAGCACGCACACGAAGAAGAGGAACACAGTCACGAAGATGAGCACGCACACGAAGAAGAGGAACACAGTCACGAAGATGAGCACGCACACGAAGAAGAGGAACACAGTCACGAAGATGAGCACGCACACGAAGAAGAGGAACACAGTCACGAAGATGAGCACGCACACGAGGAAGAGGAACACAGTCACGAAGATGAACATGCACATGAAGAAGAAGCTGAAGTGGAAGTTGAAGAGGAACATGATCATGACCATGGTGATGATGATCCGCATCTTTGGTTAGATCCTATCCGTTCCATTGAACTGGCGCGTAATATCAAGGATGCCTTAATAGAATTAAATCCGGAGCAAGAAGAAATATTTGAAACTAATTTCAGTGATTTAGAAGATAGATTAATTGCTTTAGATGATGAATTCCATGAACAATTAGAAGGTGCAACAAATAATGAAATTCTCGTTACTCATGCTGCATATGGCTATTGGGAACAAAGCTACGGACTCGAGCAAATTGCATTAGCTGGTTTGTCTCCATCGGAAGAACCTTCTCAGAAAGAGTTGGAGAGAATTCTGGATCATGTTGAAGATACCAATATTCAATATTTATTATTTGAACAAAATATAGAACCAAAAGTAGCAGAAGTAATTCAAGCAGAAACAAACGTCGAATCATTGCAATTGCATAATTTATCCATTTTGACTGATGAGGATATTGAAAATGACGAAACATATTTTAGCTTAATGGAGCGAAATTTGAACGTATTAACAGAAGCGTTAGATTATTAA